The Cellulomonas sp. S1-8 genome has a window encoding:
- a CDS encoding TetR/AcrR family transcriptional regulator: protein MPKIIGASLHEHREQTRRRLFDALSTLMNERGFDVITLADIAAAAGVGRTAVYNHFPDKEALLLGFITHETEQYAAGLQASLDDIDDPVEQLRAYVRAQASLTRVYHVAPGPELRSVLSRGAQQRVREHVVVVEQILCRILDAGIASGVFPEQDLATTVPLVNACLTGRGLPEGGAARERAVEQTAAFVLRAVGAGVPVPV from the coding sequence ATGCCGAAGATCATCGGGGCGTCGCTCCACGAGCACCGCGAGCAGACCCGTCGCCGCCTGTTCGACGCCCTGTCCACGCTGATGAACGAGCGCGGCTTCGACGTCATCACGCTCGCCGACATCGCCGCCGCCGCCGGCGTGGGCCGCACGGCCGTGTACAACCACTTCCCCGACAAGGAGGCGCTGCTCCTCGGCTTCATCACGCACGAGACCGAGCAGTACGCCGCGGGCCTGCAGGCCTCCCTGGACGACATCGACGACCCGGTCGAGCAGCTGCGCGCCTACGTCCGCGCGCAGGCCTCGCTGACGCGCGTCTACCACGTGGCCCCGGGGCCGGAGCTGCGCTCGGTGCTCTCCCGCGGCGCGCAGCAGCGCGTCCGGGAGCACGTCGTGGTCGTGGAGCAGATCCTGTGCCGCATCCTCGACGCCGGCATCGCCTCCGGCGTCTTCCCCGAGCAGGACCTCGCCACCACCGTCCCGCTCGTCAACGCGTGCCTCACCGGCCGCGGCCTGCCCGAGGGCGGCGCCGCCCGCGAGCGCGCCGTCGAGCAGACGGCCGCGTTCGTGCTGCGCGCCGTCGGCGCCGGCGTCCCGGTGCCGGTCTGA
- a CDS encoding DinB family protein, whose translation MDTDRPAEATELPPAIVPDAKDWTWVLQTRCPECGFAAWDVEPTGIAGTVRDLIPRWTAALHRDDARERPAPGVWSTLEYGAHVRDVMRVFGTRVRLMVEQDDPLFDDWDQDATALADRYDLQDPAVVADELARASSAMADRLDAVPADGWDRTGRRSNGSVFTVRTLTRYFLHDVVHHLDDVNA comes from the coding sequence GTGGACACCGACCGCCCTGCCGAGGCCACCGAGCTCCCCCCGGCCATCGTGCCGGACGCCAAGGACTGGACGTGGGTCCTGCAGACCCGCTGCCCCGAGTGCGGGTTCGCCGCCTGGGACGTCGAGCCCACGGGCATCGCCGGCACTGTGCGCGACCTGATCCCGCGGTGGACGGCCGCGCTGCACCGCGACGACGCCCGCGAGCGCCCCGCCCCGGGCGTCTGGTCGACCCTGGAGTACGGCGCCCACGTGCGCGACGTGATGCGCGTGTTCGGGACGCGCGTGCGCCTCATGGTCGAGCAGGACGACCCGCTGTTCGACGACTGGGACCAGGACGCGACCGCCCTGGCGGACCGCTACGACCTGCAGGACCCTGCCGTGGTCGCCGACGAGCTCGCGCGCGCCTCCTCGGCGATGGCCGACCGCCTCGACGCCGTGCCGGCCGACGGGTGGGACCGCACGGGCCGGCGCAGCAACGGCTCGGTGTTCACGGTCCGCACCCTCACGCGCTACTTCCTGCACGACGTCGTGCACCACCTGGACGACGTGAACGCCTGA
- a CDS encoding GAF domain-containing protein codes for MPAPVPAPVPAERPGDWHVAENAERPSAVVRAAHERFVASGDDPGRQVRPVVADSWRRSRRDGVDPELPTPPVDVVGADLAELRSTHPLSGAVPIVRRLLVEPGAGWVAALSDESGRLLWVDGDPALRAPLDSVGFVEGAAWREDAVGTNALGTALATRRPLQVMSTEHWARVVHPWNCAAVPVHDPQGRLLGVLDITGRDDAASWMALALVRATVAAIEATISATTATTGTTPGARLAVLGRQGGTLHTPAGRRRLTCRHAEILLLLAEHPAGLRGDELAVLLSESELSEVTVRAEISRLRRLVGPLLSESRPYRLTAPLQTDVDAVRAALAVGDVEGALSSYAGSVLPRSSAPGVARLRETVLGEVRAATLASGDPSLVARWTASDDGAEDWQAWQTLARVAPIGSAAHLRAHTRLAQLDRTLR; via the coding sequence GTGCCCGCCCCTGTGCCCGCCCCCGTGCCCGCCGAACGCCCCGGGGACTGGCACGTCGCGGAGAACGCCGAACGCCCGTCGGCCGTCGTGCGCGCCGCCCACGAGCGCTTCGTCGCGTCCGGTGACGACCCCGGCCGCCAGGTGCGTCCGGTCGTCGCCGACTCCTGGCGGCGCAGCCGCCGTGACGGCGTCGACCCCGAGCTCCCCACACCGCCCGTCGACGTCGTCGGCGCGGACCTCGCCGAGCTGCGCAGCACCCACCCGCTGTCCGGTGCGGTGCCCATCGTGCGCCGCCTGCTCGTCGAGCCGGGGGCGGGCTGGGTCGCGGCGCTCAGCGACGAGTCCGGTCGCCTGCTGTGGGTCGACGGCGACCCGGCGTTGCGCGCCCCGCTCGACAGCGTCGGTTTCGTCGAGGGCGCCGCCTGGCGCGAGGACGCGGTCGGCACCAACGCGCTGGGCACGGCGCTCGCGACCCGGCGACCGCTGCAGGTCATGAGCACCGAGCACTGGGCGCGCGTCGTGCACCCGTGGAACTGCGCGGCCGTGCCCGTGCACGACCCGCAGGGCCGGCTGCTCGGCGTGCTCGACATCACCGGGCGCGACGACGCCGCGTCGTGGATGGCGCTCGCCCTGGTCCGGGCGACCGTCGCCGCGATCGAGGCGACCATCTCCGCGACCACGGCGACCACCGGGACCACGCCGGGTGCCCGGCTCGCGGTCCTCGGCAGGCAGGGCGGCACGCTGCACACGCCCGCCGGTCGCCGCCGCCTGACCTGCCGCCACGCCGAGATCCTGCTCCTGCTCGCCGAGCACCCCGCAGGCCTGCGCGGCGACGAGCTCGCGGTGCTGCTCTCCGAGTCCGAGCTGTCCGAGGTGACGGTCCGCGCCGAGATCTCGCGGCTGCGCCGCCTCGTCGGCCCGCTGCTGTCCGAGTCACGGCCGTACCGGCTGACGGCGCCGCTGCAGACCGACGTCGACGCCGTGCGCGCCGCCCTGGCCGTCGGCGACGTGGAGGGCGCGCTGTCGTCGTACGCCGGCTCGGTCCTGCCCCGCTCGTCCGCACCGGGCGTCGCGCGCCTGCGCGAGACCGTGCTGGGCGAGGTCCGCGCCGCCACGCTCGCCTCCGGGGACCCGAGCCTGGTCGCCCGCTGGACCGCGAGCGACGACGGCGCCGAGGACTGGCAGGCCTGGCAGACGCTGGCGCGCGTGGCCCCCATCGGGTCCGCGGCGCACCTGCGGGCGCACACGCGGCTCGCCCAGCTCGACCGCACCCTGCGCTGA
- a CDS encoding RsmD family RNA methyltransferase, whose product MPLTSVELTYLPGLRDVLADEVAQVLPGARGVRDVRDRDDALALGLPGSLAAVAGLRTAVAAWVVVHLDVPRPKSFTSPEHLRRIVDAMYASLRVGGSSTFRFEAAGADSPAFTRLGDLLHEATGLLHDPGTGDLVVRVRRGLRRGDVDPGWDVLVRVGPRPLSARTWRVADFPGAVNATIAAAVARLAEVRPADRVLNLMAGSGTLLVERLLAGPVAAAVAVDRDAAALDAARANLEAARLLSRPPRPVLVRADATDPDALRAAVTAPLGGPADVVLADPPWGTLHGSHADAPRLHAGLLRAAHAVAAPGARLVVLTHEVKVMERVVRGAADLWVPRSETRVFAKGHHPRIHVLDRR is encoded by the coding sequence GTGCCGCTGACGTCCGTCGAGCTCACCTACCTGCCCGGCCTGCGCGACGTGCTGGCCGACGAGGTCGCGCAGGTGCTCCCCGGCGCGCGGGGCGTGCGCGACGTGCGCGACCGTGACGACGCGCTCGCGCTCGGGCTACCAGGGTCGCTCGCCGCCGTCGCGGGCCTGCGCACGGCGGTCGCCGCGTGGGTCGTCGTCCACCTCGACGTGCCGCGGCCGAAGTCCTTCACGAGCCCCGAGCACCTGCGCCGCATCGTCGACGCGATGTACGCCTCGCTGCGCGTCGGCGGCTCCTCGACGTTCCGGTTCGAGGCCGCGGGTGCCGACTCCCCGGCCTTCACCCGGCTCGGCGACCTGCTGCACGAGGCCACGGGCCTGCTGCACGACCCCGGCACGGGCGACCTCGTCGTGCGCGTGCGCCGCGGCCTGCGCCGCGGCGACGTCGACCCCGGGTGGGACGTGCTGGTGCGCGTCGGGCCGCGGCCGCTGTCGGCGCGGACGTGGCGCGTCGCGGACTTCCCCGGCGCCGTCAACGCGACCATCGCCGCCGCGGTCGCGCGGCTCGCGGAGGTGCGCCCGGCCGACCGCGTCCTCAACCTCATGGCGGGCTCCGGCACGCTGCTCGTCGAGCGGCTCCTCGCAGGGCCCGTCGCGGCGGCCGTGGCGGTCGACCGCGACGCCGCCGCGCTCGACGCGGCCCGGGCGAACCTCGAGGCCGCGCGGCTGCTGTCCCGCCCGCCGCGTCCCGTGCTCGTGCGCGCCGACGCGACCGACCCGGACGCGCTGCGCGCCGCGGTCACCGCGCCGCTGGGTGGTCCCGCGGACGTCGTGCTCGCCGACCCGCCCTGGGGCACGCTGCACGGCTCGCACGCCGACGCGCCCCGGCTGCACGCAGGCCTGCTGCGCGCGGCGCACGCCGTCGCCGCGCCCGGGGCGCGGCTCGTCGTGCTGACGCACGAGGTCAAGGTGATGGAGCGGGTCGTGCGCGGCGCGGCAGACCTGTGGGTGCCGCGCTCCGAGACCCGCGTCTTCGCCAAGGGTCACCACCCGCGGATCCACGTCCTCGACCGTCGCTGA
- a CDS encoding transglutaminase family protein, translated as MSARTYDLVHRTTYEYAQAVTDSYGRTTLTPRDLPDQRLLTSSVTIDPPPADSGQHVDWFGNTTTYFGVTRPHTRLVVTARSTLEVSRTVPPREQLPDVGWRAVARAVTAGDLGVLHTDAAGVVGLREAVLPSTHVTFVDEVRDWAAPSFADDRPLADVVVDLVHRIRVELTYRSGSTTVHTTQAQLLAQGAGVCQDFAHLMIAALRLHGVPARYASGYIETRPRPGRPKLRGADASHAWVSVWLPGHGWLDADPTNDQLVDDRYVVLGWGRDYHDVPPLRGVIFTEGGGATPRVEVDLVPTGSEPFG; from the coding sequence GTGAGCGCGCGCACGTACGACCTGGTGCACCGCACGACGTACGAGTACGCGCAAGCGGTCACCGACTCCTACGGCCGGACCACGCTGACCCCGCGGGACCTGCCCGACCAGCGCCTGCTCACCAGCTCCGTGACCATCGACCCGCCGCCCGCCGACAGCGGGCAGCACGTCGACTGGTTCGGCAACACCACCACCTACTTCGGCGTGACCAGGCCGCACACCCGGCTCGTCGTCACCGCCCGCTCGACGCTCGAGGTCAGCCGCACGGTCCCGCCGCGCGAGCAGCTGCCCGACGTCGGGTGGCGCGCCGTGGCGCGGGCCGTCACCGCGGGCGACCTCGGGGTGCTGCACACGGACGCGGCCGGGGTCGTCGGGCTGCGCGAGGCCGTGCTGCCGTCCACGCACGTGACGTTCGTCGACGAGGTCCGCGACTGGGCCGCGCCGTCGTTCGCCGACGACCGCCCCCTGGCGGACGTCGTCGTGGACCTGGTCCACCGCATCCGCGTCGAGCTGACGTACCGGTCCGGGTCCACGACCGTCCACACGACGCAGGCGCAGCTGCTCGCGCAGGGCGCGGGCGTCTGCCAGGACTTCGCGCACCTGATGATCGCCGCGCTCCGGCTGCACGGCGTGCCCGCGCGGTACGCCTCGGGGTACATCGAGACGCGCCCGCGGCCTGGCCGCCCCAAGCTGCGCGGCGCCGACGCGTCGCACGCCTGGGTCTCGGTGTGGCTGCCCGGGCACGGCTGGCTCGACGCCGACCCCACCAACGACCAGCTCGTCGACGACCGCTACGTCGTGCTCGGCTGGGGCCGCGACTACCACGACGTGCCCCCGCTGCGGGGCGTCATCTTCACCGAGGGCGGCGGCGCGACACCACGCGTCGAGGTCGACCTGGTGCCGACGGGGTCGGAGCCGTTCGGCTGA